A part of Sus scrofa isolate TJ Tabasco breed Duroc chromosome 15, Sscrofa11.1, whole genome shotgun sequence genomic DNA contains:
- the NEMP2 gene encoding nuclear envelope integral membrane protein 2 isoform X2: MDLIKTSQSDCYCYNQNSQMKWKYIWSTVQVKITSSGLLSIVYITERHNCQYPETILSVIKCVIHNFWTPKESNDITITINPYGETVCFSVKPARKMFIYTISVNRNIVDFKLFLIFVAGVFLFFYAKTLSQSPVFYYSSGTVLGILMTLVFVLLLVKRFIPKYSTFWALMVGCWFASVYVVYQLMEDVKWLWYENRVYVLGYILVVGCLSFTVCYKHGPLVEERSVSLLAWTLRLLSLLLIYAGVTGPQFAYTAMLLLLSARNLRHLLQAFSYVRWKMKNWFTSEKLVVKYLTEDEYREQADAATTQALEELRQACRSPGFPSWLAVSRLQEPKKFADFVLGGSHLSPEEISLHEEQYGLGGAFLEEQLFNLRTPDSLPAH; this comes from the exons GTGAAAATTACCAGCTCAGGCCTGCTCAGTATTGTGTATATCACGGAAAGACATAATTGCCAGTACCCAGAAACCATTCTGTCTGTTATCAAATGTGTGATTCATAACTTTTGGACACCAAAGGAGTCTAATGATATAACCATAACCATCAATCCATATGGGGAGACTGTGTGCTTCTCTGTGAAGCCTGCCAGGAAGATGTTTATCTATACAATAAGTGTGAATCGAAACA TTGTGGATTTCAAACTCTTCCTCATATTTGTAGCGGgcgttttcctctttttttatgcAAAAACCTTAAGTCA AAGCCCTGTTTTCTATTACTCTTCGGGGACTGTGCTAGGTATTCTAATGACATTAGTCTTTGTCCTGCTGTTGGTGAAAAGATTCATTCCTAAG TATAGCACCTTTTGGGCTCTAATGGTTGGTTGTTGGTTTGCTTCAGTTTATGTTGTGTATCAACTGATGGAAGATGTGAAGTGGCTGTGGTATGAAAACAGAGTGTATGTATTAG GCTACATCTTGGTAGTTGGATGTCTCAGCTTTACTGTCTGTTACAAGCACGGGCCGCTTGTTGAGGAGAGGAGTGTCAGCCTCCTTGCGTGGACACTGCGTCTCCTCTCGCTGCTCCTGATCTATGCTGGTGTCACAGGGCCTCAGTTCGCCTACACAGCGATGCTCCTCCTCCTGTCCGCCAGGAACCTGCGCCACCTGCTGCAGGCATTCAGTTATGTGAGGTG GAAAATGAAGAACTGGTTTACATCAGAAAAGCTGGTGGTTAAGTATCTTACTGAAGACGAATACAGGGAACAGGCCGATGCTGCAACAACCCAAGCTCTGGAGGAGCTGCGCCAGGCCTGCCGCAGCCCTGGCTTCCCATCCTGGCTGGCCGTCTCCAGGCTCCAGGAGCCGAAAAA gTTTGCAGACTTTGTTCTTGGAGGAAGCCACTTGTCACCTGAAGAAATTAGTCTGCATGAAGAACAGTATGGCCTTGGGGGTGCCTTCTTGGAAGAGCAGCTCTTTAACCTGAGGACTCCTGACAGTCTACCTGCACACTGA